From a single Bufo bufo chromosome 9, aBufBuf1.1, whole genome shotgun sequence genomic region:
- the TEX264 gene encoding testis-expressed protein 264 — translation MSSVPEWVLISLIAAVVALLLLTLFGLAVYSGLLTEVEVRAGPPPIRGVVLAYKFRVGPYDESGNLYTESVSMAPKLVSIGVYYDNPMKVPVEFCRYIVGSILSEGDEKPLPDHVRIFRKHGFKFCVLPEVNHAVMATFPYTTPFSIQLATTRVHPALEKYVKVEGKQGRVLRGHVL, via the exons ATGAGTTCGGTCCCGGAGTGGGTGCTCATCTCCCTCATCGCCGCGGTGGtcgccctcctcctcctcacgctCTTCGGCCTGGCCGTGTACTCGGGGCTGCTGACTGAGGTGGAGGTGAGAGCCGGGCCGCCCCCCATCCGCGGAGTGGTCCTGGCCTACAAGTTCCGTGTGGGGCCCTATGACGAGAGCGGGAACCTGTACACGGAGAGCGTCAGCATGGCCCCGAAACTGGTGTCCATAGGGGTCTACTACGACAACCCCATGAAG GTCCCTGTAGAGTTCTGTCGCTACATTGTGGGCAGTATCCTCAGCGAGGGCGATGAGAAGCCACTCCCCGATCACGTCCGAATATTCCGGAAACATGGATTCAAGTTCTGCGTGCTGCCTGAAGTGAACCATGCTGTGATGGCCACGTTTCCATACACGACACCGTTCTCAATACAGCTGGCCACCACCAGGGTGCACCCTGCGCTGGAGAAATACGTAAAGGTAGAGGGAAAGCAGGGGCGGGTGCTGCGG